Proteins encoded within one genomic window of Eurosta solidaginis isolate ZX-2024a chromosome 1, ASM4086904v1, whole genome shotgun sequence:
- the LOC137237740 gene encoding protein transport protein Sec24C-like: MPNPISVIIENKNSAGGAFITNEQGLLPPLVTTKYVVEDQGNSSPRYVRSSLYCIPATADLLKTTALSIKLTVSPMARTVEGEYEPPIVNFGELGAIRCNRCKAQ, encoded by the exons atgccaaatccgataagcgttatcattgaaaataaaaatagcgctggtggtgcttttattactaatgaacagggtttattaccaccattggtgaccacaaaatatgtggtagaagatcaaggtaactcctcgccacgttacgttag gtcgtctttgtattgcatacctgcaacagctgatttattaaaaacaacagctttgtccattaaacttaccgtctcaccaatggcacgcacggttgagggtgaatatgagccacccattgtaaattttggtgaattgggtgcaattagatgcaatcgttgcaaggctcaatag